The proteins below come from a single Kosakonia sp. SMBL-WEM22 genomic window:
- the serA gene encoding phosphoglycerate dehydrogenase gives MAKVSLEKDKIKFLLVEGVHQKAVDSLRAAGYNNIEFHKGALDSEQLKESIRDAHFIGLRSRTQLTEDVIAAAEKLVAIGCFCIGTNQVNLDAAAKRGIPVFNAPFSNTRSVAELVIGELLLLMRGIPEANAKAHRGIWNKLAVGSYEARGKKLGIIGYGHIGTQLGILAESLGMHVFFYDIENKLPLGNATQVQHLSDLLNMSDVVSLHVPENASTKNMIGEEELALMKPGALLINAARGTVVDIPALCDALKRKHLAGAAIDVFPTEPATNSDPFDSPLCEFDNVILTPHIGGSTQEAQENIGLEVAGKLIKYSDNGSTLSAVNFPEVSLPLHGGRRLLHIHENRPGVLTALNQIFASQNINIAAQYLQTTPYMGYVVVDIEAEEEIAQTALQSMKAIPGTIRSRLLF, from the coding sequence ATGGCAAAGGTATCACTGGAGAAAGACAAAATTAAATTTCTGCTCGTCGAAGGGGTGCACCAGAAAGCGGTCGATAGCCTTCGTGCGGCAGGTTATAACAACATCGAATTTCACAAGGGCGCGCTGGACAGTGAACAGCTGAAAGAGTCCATCCGCGATGCCCACTTCATTGGCCTGCGATCCCGTACTCAACTGACTGAAGATGTCATCGCCGCGGCGGAAAAGCTGGTCGCCATCGGCTGTTTCTGCATCGGCACCAACCAGGTCAACCTGGACGCGGCAGCCAAACGCGGTATTCCGGTATTCAACGCCCCCTTCTCCAACACCCGTTCCGTGGCGGAGTTAGTGATCGGCGAACTGCTGCTGCTGATGCGCGGCATTCCGGAAGCGAACGCTAAAGCGCACCGCGGTATCTGGAACAAGCTGGCGGTCGGCTCCTATGAAGCGCGCGGCAAAAAGCTCGGTATTATCGGCTACGGCCACATTGGTACGCAGCTCGGTATTCTTGCTGAATCACTGGGGATGCACGTCTTCTTCTACGATATCGAGAACAAACTGCCGCTCGGCAACGCTACGCAGGTGCAGCATCTCTCCGACTTGCTGAACATGAGCGACGTAGTCAGCCTGCACGTGCCGGAAAACGCCTCCACGAAGAATATGATTGGCGAGGAGGAGCTGGCGCTGATGAAGCCGGGCGCGCTGCTGATCAACGCCGCACGCGGCACGGTTGTCGATATTCCCGCGCTGTGCGATGCCCTGAAACGTAAGCACCTGGCGGGCGCAGCGATTGACGTCTTCCCGACTGAACCTGCGACCAACAGCGATCCGTTCGACTCACCGCTCTGTGAGTTTGATAACGTTATCCTGACGCCGCACATCGGCGGTTCAACTCAGGAAGCGCAGGAGAATATCGGCCTGGAAGTTGCCGGTAAGCTGATTAAGTACTCTGATAACGGCTCCACGCTCTCGGCGGTAAACTTCCCGGAAGTCTCTCTGCCACTGCACGGCGGTCGTCGTCTGCTGCATATCCATGAAAACCGTCCTGGCGTGCTGACGGCACTTAACCAGATTTTCGCCAGCCAGAACATCAACATCGCGGCACAGTATCTGCAAACCACGCCGTATATGGGCTATGTTGTGGTCGACATCGAAGCGGAAGAGGAGATCGCGCAGACCGCGCTGCAGAGCATGAAAGCGATTCCGGGCACTATTCGTTCCCGACTGCTGTTCTAA
- a CDS encoding small-conductance mechanosensitive channel MscS, which produces MEDLHVVDSINNAGSWLVNNQALLLSYAVNIVAAIAIIIVGMIVARVISNALNRVMRARHIDATVADFLSALVRYGIIAFTLIAALGRVGVQTASVIAVLGAAGLAIGLALQGSLSNLAAGVLLVTFRPFRSGEYVDLGGVAGTVLQVQIFSTTLRTPDGRIIVIPNGKIIAGNIINFSREPVRRNELIIGVAYDSDIDQVKSLITEIIQADDRILKDREMTVRLNELGASSINFVVRIWSKSSDLQNVYWDVLETIKRRFDENGISFPFPQMDVNFKRVKDNADE; this is translated from the coding sequence ATGGAAGATCTTCACGTTGTCGATAGCATCAACAACGCAGGCTCCTGGCTGGTAAATAACCAGGCGCTGTTGTTGAGCTATGCCGTTAATATCGTGGCGGCTATTGCCATCATCATCGTCGGTATGATTGTGGCGCGCGTTATTTCGAACGCCCTTAACCGGGTGATGCGTGCAAGACACATTGACGCCACCGTTGCGGACTTCCTCTCCGCGCTGGTGCGCTACGGTATTATCGCGTTCACCCTGATTGCCGCGCTGGGGCGCGTCGGCGTACAAACGGCATCGGTGATTGCGGTGCTCGGTGCCGCCGGCCTGGCCATTGGTCTGGCGCTGCAAGGGTCGCTCTCCAACCTCGCGGCAGGCGTGCTGCTGGTGACTTTCCGTCCGTTCCGCTCTGGCGAGTATGTCGATCTGGGCGGCGTTGCCGGCACTGTACTGCAGGTGCAGATTTTCTCAACGACTCTGCGCACGCCGGATGGCCGCATTATCGTTATCCCGAACGGTAAAATTATCGCGGGCAACATCATTAACTTCTCCCGCGAGCCGGTGCGCCGTAACGAGCTGATTATCGGCGTGGCCTATGATTCGGATATCGACCAGGTTAAAAGCCTCATCACCGAGATTATCCAGGCCGATGACCGTATCCTCAAAGACCGTGAGATGACGGTACGCCTCAACGAACTGGGCGCGTCGTCGATCAACTTTGTGGTGCGTATCTGGAGCAAAAGCAGCGATCTGCAAAACGTCTACTGGGACGTGCTTGAGACCATCAAGCGCCGTTTCGATGAAAACGGCATTAGCTTCCCGTTCCCGCAAATGGACGTCAATTTTAAACGGGTCAAAGATAACGCTGACGAGTAA
- the argO gene encoding arginine exporter ArgO → MLSYYLQGLMLGAALILPLGPQNAFVMNQGIRRQYHIMTALLCTLSDVALICAGVFGGSALLLQSPWLLALVTWGGVLFLLWYGFGALKTAFAHNIDLESAEVLRQGRGQIIATMLAVTWLNPHVYLDTFVVLGSLGGQLAEMPKRWFALGTVSASFLWFFSLALLAAWLAPRLRTATAQRVINTLVGLVMWFIALKLAVEGVNHLQGLFS, encoded by the coding sequence GTGTTATCTTATTATTTACAAGGGCTTATGCTAGGCGCTGCGCTAATTTTGCCGCTGGGGCCACAAAACGCGTTCGTCATGAACCAGGGCATCCGTCGGCAGTATCACATCATGACGGCGCTGCTCTGCACCCTGAGCGATGTTGCGCTGATTTGCGCCGGCGTATTTGGCGGCAGTGCATTACTGCTGCAGTCGCCGTGGCTACTGGCGCTGGTGACGTGGGGCGGGGTGCTTTTTCTTCTGTGGTACGGCTTTGGCGCGCTGAAAACCGCCTTTGCACATAATATCGATCTGGAGAGTGCAGAGGTGCTTCGCCAGGGGCGTGGGCAGATCATCGCCACCATGCTGGCTGTTACCTGGCTTAATCCCCATGTCTATCTCGATACCTTTGTGGTGCTCGGTAGCCTTGGCGGGCAGCTGGCGGAGATGCCGAAACGCTGGTTTGCCCTCGGCACTGTCAGCGCCTCTTTTCTCTGGTTCTTCAGCCTTGCGCTGTTGGCCGCCTGGCTTGCGCCGCGTTTGCGCACCGCCACGGCGCAGCGGGTTATCAATACTCTGGTTGGCCTGGTGATGTGGTTTATCGCGCTGAAACTGGCGGTGGAAGGTGTTAACCATTTGCAAGGATTATTCAGTTAA
- a CDS encoding phage antirepressor KilAC domain-containing protein, with translation MVISGEHLNSQAAASTISSREIAKLTGVTHAEVKRMVKSLETAQRLSQPVSANAYEREGEMRQEFLLNKRDSLLTVSRLSPAFTAEMLDRWQEREKSVGLPDFTNPAAAARAWAEQYEKRQRAEAQLAITAPKAEFFDQYVRVEESLGFRQLCKMLRVKEPQFRRFLLERNIMQRVNGALMPPQYHIDAGYFTVHGGVGENSHSWSQARFTAKGVKWVADLWAKELSSLPVEMPRADRTEPQVPERSWF, from the coding sequence ATGGTGATCTCTGGTGAACATCTCAATTCGCAGGCTGCCGCGTCGACCATCAGCAGCCGCGAAATCGCGAAGCTGACGGGCGTAACCCATGCCGAAGTCAAACGGATGGTTAAAAGCCTGGAAACGGCGCAACGTCTTTCCCAGCCGGTTAGCGCTAATGCTTACGAGCGCGAGGGCGAAATGCGGCAGGAGTTTTTGCTCAATAAGCGCGACTCACTGTTGACGGTTTCACGTCTCTCTCCGGCTTTTACCGCCGAAATGCTCGATCGCTGGCAGGAGCGCGAAAAAAGTGTCGGCCTGCCGGACTTTACCAATCCTGCTGCTGCTGCGCGTGCGTGGGCAGAGCAGTATGAAAAGCGCCAGCGTGCAGAAGCGCAGCTTGCCATCACCGCGCCAAAAGCGGAGTTTTTCGACCAGTACGTGCGGGTTGAAGAGTCGCTCGGTTTCCGCCAGCTGTGCAAAATGCTGCGGGTGAAAGAGCCGCAGTTCCGCCGCTTTTTGCTGGAACGCAATATCATGCAGCGGGTTAACGGTGCACTGATGCCGCCGCAGTACCATATCGATGCGGGTTATTTCACCGTGCATGGCGGCGTGGGCGAGAACAGCCACAGCTGGTCGCAGGCGCGCTTCACCGCGAAGGGCGTCAAATGGGTGGCCGATCTGTGGGCGAAAGAGCTCTCTTCGCTGCCGGTAGAAATGCCGCGCGCGGATCGCACTGAGCCGCAGGTGCCGGAGCGCAGCTGGTTTTAA
- the fbaA gene encoding class II fructose-bisphosphate aldolase encodes MSKIFDFVKPGVITGDDVQKVFQVAKENNFALPAVNCVGTDSINAVLEAAAKVRAPVIVQFSNGGAAFIAGKGVKTDVPQGAAILGAISGAHHVHQMAEHYGVPVILHTDHCAKKLLPWIDGLLDAGEKHFAATGKPLFSSHMIDLSEESLEENIEICSKYLERMSKMGMTLEIELGCTGGEEDGVDNSHMDASALYTQPEDVDYAYTKLNAISPRFTIAASFGNVHGVYKPGNVKLTPTILRDSQEYVSKKHNLPHNSLNFVFHGGSGSSAQEIKDSVSYGVIKMNIDTDTQWATWEGILKYYKDNEGYLQSQLGNPKGEDQPNKKYYDPRVWLRAAQTSMVTRLEQAFKELNAVDVL; translated from the coding sequence ATGTCTAAAATTTTTGATTTCGTAAAACCTGGCGTGATCACTGGTGATGACGTTCAGAAAGTGTTCCAGGTAGCTAAAGAAAACAACTTCGCTCTGCCGGCAGTTAACTGCGTGGGCACTGACTCCATCAACGCCGTTCTGGAAGCCGCTGCGAAAGTTCGTGCACCGGTTATCGTCCAGTTCTCCAATGGCGGCGCTGCGTTTATCGCGGGCAAAGGCGTGAAAACGGACGTTCCTCAGGGCGCGGCTATTCTGGGCGCTATCTCTGGCGCGCATCACGTTCACCAGATGGCAGAACACTACGGTGTGCCGGTTATTCTGCACACTGACCACTGCGCGAAAAAACTGCTGCCGTGGATCGACGGCCTGCTGGACGCGGGTGAGAAACACTTTGCTGCGACCGGCAAACCGCTCTTCTCTTCTCACATGATCGACCTGTCTGAAGAGTCTCTGGAAGAGAACATCGAGATCTGCTCCAAGTACCTGGAGCGCATGTCCAAAATGGGCATGACCCTTGAGATCGAACTGGGCTGCACCGGTGGTGAAGAAGATGGCGTCGACAACAGCCATATGGACGCATCTGCTCTCTACACCCAGCCGGAAGATGTGGACTACGCTTACACCAAGCTGAACGCCATCAGCCCGCGTTTCACCATCGCGGCTTCCTTCGGTAACGTGCACGGCGTTTACAAGCCGGGCAACGTTAAACTGACCCCGACTATCCTGCGCGACTCTCAGGAGTATGTTTCTAAGAAACATAACCTGCCGCACAACAGCCTGAACTTCGTGTTCCACGGCGGTTCCGGTTCATCTGCTCAGGAAATCAAAGACTCCGTAAGCTACGGCGTTATCAAAATGAACATCGATACCGACACCCAATGGGCAACCTGGGAAGGTATTCTGAAGTACTACAAAGATAACGAAGGCTACCTGCAGAGCCAGCTGGGCAACCCGAAAGGCGAAGACCAGCCGAACAAGAAATACTACGATCCGCGCGTATGGCTGCGTGCAGCGCAGACCAGCATGGTGACGCGTCTGGAGCAGGCATTTAAAGAGCTGAACGCTGTAGACGTTCTGTAA
- a CDS encoding oxidative stress defense protein, with product MKRKVIALAAMVGFSAMAVQASELPDGPHIVTTGTASVDATPDIATLAIEVNVAAKDAASAKKQADDRVAQYLSFLEQNGIARKDINSANLRTQPDYDYQNGKSILKGYRAVRTVEVTLRELDKLNSLLDGALKAGLNEIRSVSLGVAQSESFKDKARKAAIDDATRQAQQLAAGFNAKLGPVYSVRYHVSNYQPSPMVRMMKADAPAESAAQETYEQPTIQFDDQVDVVFQIEPNQAQQQQQQQSTPAAK from the coding sequence GTGAAACGTAAAGTGATAGCCCTGGCGGCGATGGTGGGTTTCAGCGCAATGGCGGTACAGGCCAGTGAGTTGCCGGATGGCCCGCACATTGTCACAACGGGTACGGCAAGCGTGGATGCGACACCCGATATCGCCACCCTGGCGATTGAAGTGAACGTTGCCGCGAAAGATGCGGCCTCAGCCAAGAAGCAGGCGGACGATCGCGTTGCGCAATACCTGAGCTTCCTTGAGCAAAACGGCATCGCCCGTAAAGATATTAACTCTGCGAACTTACGCACCCAGCCCGATTACGACTACCAGAATGGCAAAAGCATTCTGAAAGGCTATCGCGCTGTGCGCACCGTGGAAGTGACGCTGCGCGAACTGGACAAGCTGAACTCACTGCTTGATGGCGCGCTGAAAGCGGGTCTTAACGAAATTCGCTCCGTCTCGCTGGGCGTTGCGCAATCTGAATCGTTCAAAGATAAAGCCCGTAAAGCGGCGATTGATGACGCGACCCGTCAGGCGCAGCAGCTGGCTGCCGGCTTTAATGCCAAACTCGGCCCGGTTTATAGCGTTCGTTACCATGTTTCTAACTATCAGCCGAGCCCGATGGTACGCATGATGAAGGCCGATGCGCCAGCCGAGTCTGCGGCGCAGGAGACCTACGAGCAGCCGACCATCCAGTTTGACGATCAGGTTGATGTGGTCTTCCAGATTGAGCCTAATCAGGCGCAGCAACAGCAACAGCAACAGTCCACGCCAGCCGCGAAATAA
- the epd gene encoding erythrose-4-phosphate dehydrogenase, which produces MSLRIAINGFGRIGRNVLRALYESGRRAEITVVAINELADAAGIAHLLKYDTSHGRFAWDVRQEREQLFIGDDAIRLLHESEIAALPWRELGVDIVLDCTGVYGSREDGEAHLAAGAKKVLFSHPGSSDLDATIVFGVNHLTLRPEDHLVSNASCTTNCIIPVIKLLDEAYDIEWGTVTTIHSAMHDQQVIDAYHADLRRTRAASQSIIPVDTKLAAGISRIFPQFNDRFEAIAVRVPTINVTAIDLSVTVKKPVKASEVNQLLQKAAQGTFHGIVDYTELPLVSIDFNHDPHSAIVDGTQTRVSGSHLIKTLVWCDNEWGFANRMLDTTLAIAAVSFR; this is translated from the coding sequence ATGAGCCTACGCATAGCGATTAATGGTTTCGGTCGTATCGGGCGCAACGTGCTTCGGGCGCTGTACGAATCGGGGCGTCGCGCCGAGATCACCGTGGTGGCAATCAATGAGCTGGCGGATGCCGCGGGGATCGCGCATCTGCTGAAGTACGACACCAGCCACGGGCGTTTTGCCTGGGACGTGCGCCAGGAGCGGGAACAGCTCTTTATTGGCGATGATGCGATTCGTCTGCTGCACGAAAGCGAGATTGCTGCGCTGCCCTGGCGTGAGCTGGGTGTTGATATCGTGCTTGATTGCACCGGCGTTTATGGCAGCCGTGAAGATGGCGAAGCCCACCTCGCGGCAGGCGCGAAAAAAGTGCTTTTCTCTCATCCCGGCAGCAGCGATCTCGACGCAACCATCGTCTTTGGCGTGAACCATCTGACGTTGCGTCCTGAAGATCACCTTGTCTCCAACGCCTCCTGCACCACGAACTGCATTATTCCAGTGATCAAGCTGCTCGACGAGGCTTACGACATCGAGTGGGGCACGGTAACGACAATCCACTCGGCGATGCACGATCAGCAGGTGATTGATGCCTACCATGCCGATCTGCGGCGTACGCGCGCAGCCAGCCAGTCAATCATCCCAGTCGACACCAAACTGGCGGCGGGTATTTCGCGCATTTTTCCCCAGTTTAATGACAGATTCGAAGCGATTGCGGTGCGCGTGCCGACGATTAACGTCACCGCCATTGATTTAAGCGTAACGGTGAAAAAGCCGGTAAAAGCGAGTGAAGTCAACCAGTTGCTGCAAAAAGCAGCGCAGGGAACATTTCATGGTATAGTTGACTATACGGAATTACCGTTGGTCTCAATTGATTTTAACCACGATCCGCACAGCGCCATTGTCGATGGCACGCAAACCCGGGTCAGTGGTTCGCACCTGATTAAAACCCTTGTATGGTGCGACAACGAATGGGGCTTTGCTAACCGCATGCTCGACACAACGTTAGCAATAGCTGCAGTGAGTTTCAGGTAA
- the argP gene encoding DNA-binding transcriptional regulator ArgP, producing MKRPDYRTLQALDAVIRERGFERAAQKLCITQSAVSQRIKQLENMFGQPLLVRTVPPRPTEQGQKLLALLRQVELLEEEWLGDEQTGSTPLLLSLAVNADSLATWLLPALAPVLVDSPIRLNLQVEDETRTQERLRRGEVVGAVSIQPQALPSCLVDKLGALDYLFVGSKEFAERYFPNGVTRSALLKAPAVAFDHLDDMHQAFLQQYFDLPPGSVPCHIVNSSEAFVQLARQGTTCCMIPHLQIEKELASGELIDLTPGLLQRRMLYWHRFAPESRMMRNVTDALLAFGHRVLRQD from the coding sequence ATGAAACGTCCGGACTACAGAACACTACAGGCACTTGATGCGGTTATTCGTGAGCGTGGGTTTGAGCGTGCTGCGCAAAAGCTCTGTATTACCCAATCCGCCGTGTCACAGCGTATCAAGCAACTGGAGAACATGTTCGGGCAGCCACTGCTGGTGCGTACCGTACCGCCGCGCCCTACCGAGCAGGGGCAGAAACTGCTGGCGCTGTTGCGTCAGGTTGAGCTTTTAGAAGAGGAGTGGCTGGGCGATGAACAAACGGGCTCCACGCCGCTGCTGCTGTCGCTGGCGGTCAACGCCGACAGTCTGGCAACCTGGCTGCTGCCCGCCCTCGCGCCGGTGCTGGTCGACTCCCCGATTCGCCTCAATTTGCAGGTGGAAGATGAAACCCGCACCCAGGAGCGTCTGCGTCGCGGTGAAGTGGTTGGCGCGGTGAGTATCCAGCCTCAGGCGCTGCCAAGCTGCCTGGTGGATAAACTGGGCGCGCTCGACTACCTGTTTGTCGGCTCGAAAGAGTTTGCCGAACGCTACTTTCCCAACGGCGTAACGCGCTCTGCGCTGCTGAAAGCGCCCGCGGTAGCCTTTGATCATCTCGACGATATGCATCAGGCCTTTTTGCAGCAATATTTCGATCTGCCGCCCGGCAGCGTCCCCTGCCATATCGTCAACTCATCAGAGGCCTTTGTGCAGTTGGCGCGCCAGGGAACCACCTGCTGCATGATCCCCCATCTGCAGATCGAAAAAGAGCTGGCGAGCGGTGAGCTTATCGATTTGACGCCGGGCCTGCTGCAGCGTCGTATGCTCTACTGGCACCGCTTTGCGCCGGAAAGCCGAATGATGCGCAACGTCACCGACGCGCTGCTGGCGTTCGGTCATCGGGTACTGCGACAGGATTAA
- the pgk gene encoding phosphoglycerate kinase yields MSVIKMTDLDLAGKRVLIRADLNVPVKEGKVTSDARIRASLPTIELALKQGAKVMVTSHLGRPTEGEYNEEFSLLPVVNYLKDKLSNPVRLAKDYLDGVEIAAGELVVLENVRFNKGEKKDDETLAKKYAALCDVFVMDAFGTAHRAQASTHGVGKFADVACAGPLLAEELDALGKALKEPARPMVAIVGGSKVSTKLTVLDSLSKIADQLIVGGGIANTFVAAQGHNVGKSLYEADLVDEAKRLLSTCDIPVPTDVRVATEFSETANATLKSVNDIKDDEQILDLGDVSAEKLAEILKNAKTILWNGPVGVFEFPNFRKGTEIVANAIADSDAFSIAGGGDTLAAIDLFGIADKISYISTGGGAFLEFVEGKVLPAVAMLEERAKQ; encoded by the coding sequence ATGTCTGTAATTAAGATGACCGATCTGGATCTGGCTGGTAAACGCGTTCTCATCCGTGCGGATCTGAACGTACCGGTTAAAGAAGGGAAAGTGACCAGCGATGCACGTATCCGTGCTTCTCTGCCGACCATCGAACTGGCGCTGAAACAGGGCGCGAAAGTGATGGTAACGTCTCACCTGGGTCGCCCGACCGAAGGTGAATACAACGAAGAATTCTCTCTGCTTCCGGTAGTTAACTATCTGAAAGACAAACTCTCTAACCCGGTTCGCCTGGCAAAAGATTACCTTGATGGCGTAGAAATCGCTGCCGGTGAGCTGGTCGTGCTGGAAAACGTACGCTTCAACAAAGGCGAGAAAAAAGACGACGAAACGCTGGCGAAGAAATATGCCGCGCTGTGCGACGTCTTTGTGATGGACGCCTTTGGTACCGCGCACCGCGCGCAGGCTTCTACTCACGGTGTCGGTAAATTTGCTGATGTTGCGTGCGCAGGCCCGCTGCTGGCAGAAGAGCTGGACGCGCTGGGTAAAGCACTGAAAGAGCCGGCTCGCCCGATGGTAGCTATCGTTGGTGGTTCTAAAGTTTCTACCAAACTGACCGTGCTGGACTCTCTGTCCAAAATCGCTGACCAGCTGATCGTTGGTGGCGGTATCGCCAACACCTTCGTTGCAGCCCAGGGCCATAACGTAGGTAAATCCCTCTACGAAGCGGACCTGGTTGATGAAGCCAAACGTCTGCTGAGCACCTGTGATATTCCGGTTCCGACCGATGTACGCGTGGCAACCGAGTTCTCCGAAACCGCCAACGCGACGCTGAAATCCGTTAATGACATCAAAGATGATGAGCAAATTCTGGATTTGGGCGACGTTTCCGCAGAGAAGCTGGCTGAAATCCTGAAAAACGCCAAAACTATTCTGTGGAATGGTCCGGTTGGCGTATTTGAGTTCCCGAACTTCCGTAAGGGTACTGAAATCGTGGCGAACGCCATCGCTGACAGCGACGCGTTCTCCATTGCAGGCGGCGGCGACACGCTGGCTGCTATCGATCTGTTCGGTATCGCTGACAAGATCTCCTACATCTCCACTGGCGGCGGCGCATTCCTCGAATTCGTGGAAGGTAAAGTTCTGCCGGCAGTAGCCATGCTCGAAGAGCGCGCTAAGCAGTAA
- the rpiA gene encoding ribose-5-phosphate isomerase RpiA, translating to MTQDELKKAVGWAALHYVEPGTIVGVGTGSTAAHFIDALGTMKGQIEGAVSSSDASTEKLKSLGITVFDLNAVDRLGIYVDGADEINDQMQMIKGGGAALTREKIIASVADKFICIADASKQVPILGKFPLPVEVIPMARSAVARTLVKLGGRPEYRQNVVTDNGNVILDVYGLEILDPIAMENTINNIPGVVTVGLFANRGADVALIGTENGVKTIVK from the coding sequence ATGACGCAGGATGAACTCAAAAAGGCAGTGGGCTGGGCAGCACTTCACTATGTTGAACCGGGCACCATTGTCGGCGTAGGCACCGGCTCCACCGCAGCACACTTTATTGACGCGCTGGGTACCATGAAAGGGCAGATTGAGGGCGCGGTTTCCAGCTCGGATGCTTCCACCGAGAAGCTGAAAAGCTTAGGCATCACCGTTTTCGATCTTAACGCGGTCGATCGTCTGGGGATCTACGTCGACGGCGCGGATGAGATCAACGATCAGATGCAGATGATCAAAGGCGGCGGCGCGGCGCTGACCCGTGAGAAGATCATCGCCTCGGTGGCGGATAAGTTTATCTGTATCGCCGATGCCTCCAAGCAGGTGCCGATCCTCGGCAAATTCCCGCTGCCCGTTGAGGTGATCCCGATGGCGCGCAGCGCGGTCGCACGAACGCTGGTTAAGCTGGGCGGTCGCCCGGAGTATCGCCAAAATGTGGTGACGGATAACGGCAATGTCATCCTCGATGTCTATGGTCTGGAAATTCTCGATCCCATCGCGATGGAGAACACCATCAACAACATTCCCGGCGTAGTTACCGTGGGTTTATTCGCTAACCGTGGAGCTGACGTGGCGCTGATCGGCACGGAAAATGGCGTCAAAACCATCGTGAAATGA